In Rhodobacter sp. 24-YEA-8, the following are encoded in one genomic region:
- the fdhD gene encoding formate dehydrogenase accessory sulfurtransferase FdhD, which translates to MTIGAKPVPRLFFGAREGGDTIEQGNRTLPQEFAVALSFNGTTQAVMMATPDDLVDFAYGFALTEGIARPHEVEEITVVEGERGIDVQSWLVPEAEARLAKRRRTMAGPVGCGLCGIDSINEALRDLPPVPPSPFRMTPAQVREAIAALPAHQPLHDITRAAHCAAYWVPGGLFAAREDVGRHNALDKLAGHLIRHDHPEGAVVLTSRVSTDMVQKVAAIGAGMLIAVSAPTADAVALADHLGITVIALARPERFELFTHSDRIVTEQSHAN; encoded by the coding sequence ATGACCATCGGAGCGAAACCGGTTCCGCGCCTCTTCTTCGGGGCGCGGGAGGGTGGGGATACCATCGAACAGGGCAATCGCACCCTGCCGCAGGAATTTGCGGTGGCCTTGTCGTTCAATGGCACGACACAGGCCGTGATGATGGCGACCCCCGATGATCTGGTTGATTTCGCTTATGGTTTCGCGCTGACCGAAGGCATAGCCCGCCCACATGAGGTCGAAGAGATCACCGTGGTCGAAGGTGAGCGCGGCATCGATGTGCAGTCCTGGCTGGTCCCGGAGGCCGAGGCGCGGCTGGCCAAACGCCGCCGCACCATGGCAGGCCCTGTCGGCTGCGGGTTGTGCGGTATCGACAGCATCAACGAGGCGCTGCGCGACCTGCCCCCCGTGCCGCCCTCTCCCTTCCGCATGACCCCCGCTCAGGTGCGCGAGGCCATTGCAGCCCTGCCCGCGCATCAGCCGCTCCATGATATCACCCGCGCCGCCCATTGTGCCGCTTACTGGGTGCCGGGCGGGCTTTTCGCGGCGCGCGAAGATGTCGGAAGGCATAATGCACTCGACAAACTCGCGGGTCATCTGATCCGCCACGATCATCCCGAAGGCGCGGTGGTCCTGACCAGCCGCGTCTCGACCGATATGGTGCAGAAGGTCGCGGCCATCGGCGCCGGGATGCTGATCGCGGTCTCGGCCCCGACCGCTGATGCCGTGGCGCTGGCCGACCATCTCGGCATCACTGTAATCGCGCTCGCCCGCCCGGAGCGGTTCGAGCTTTTCACCCATTCTGACCGCATCGTGACGGAGCAATCCCATGCAAACTGA
- a CDS encoding 4'-phosphopantetheinyl transferase yields MPDAGGTLAARAAELLPAGCFTASADPRRTWPLWQGEEGQGMVPRRLAEFSAGRQAARLAMGAAGLQPVAVPKAPDRAPVWPFGLAGSISHSDLACIAAVSTGLAGLGLDLEPLRPLDPAVAALVTGPEDRVVADGDPGLLVFCAKEAAYKAQYPLTRRLFGPEMLAVMITGEGFRARFRGAVAPFERGAEIEGRITLCAGHVLAVAWIATRATA; encoded by the coding sequence ATGCCTGACGCGGGCGGGACCCTGGCGGCGCGGGCGGCGGAATTGCTGCCGGCGGGGTGCTTTACCGCCTCTGCCGATCCGCGGCGCACCTGGCCGCTATGGCAGGGTGAGGAGGGCCAGGGCATGGTGCCACGGCGCCTGGCCGAGTTTTCCGCCGGGCGTCAGGCGGCACGGCTTGCGATGGGTGCGGCAGGGCTGCAGCCGGTCGCGGTTCCAAAGGCGCCGGACCGGGCGCCGGTCTGGCCTTTTGGCCTTGCGGGTTCCATCAGCCATTCTGATCTGGCCTGTATCGCGGCGGTCTCGACCGGTCTTGCGGGTCTCGGTCTGGATCTGGAACCGCTGCGCCCCCTTGACCCCGCAGTTGCGGCGCTGGTGACGGGGCCTGAGGACCGGGTCGTTGCAGACGGGGATCCGGGGCTGCTGGTGTTCTGTGCAAAAGAGGCGGCTTACAAGGCGCAATATCCGCTGACGCGCCGGCTTTTCGGGCCGGAGATGCTGGCGGTGATGATCACGGGCGAGGGGTTCCGGGCGCGATTTCGCGGGGCGGTTGCGCCCTTTGAGAGGGGTGCAGAGATTGAAGGGCGCATCACCCTCTGCGCCGGGCATGTGCTGGCGGTGGCCTGGATTGCAACCCGGGCCACCGCCTGA
- the fdhF gene encoding formate dehydrogenase subunit alpha, translating into MKDFIIPAPMFSDRDMGTPASKSKTQVTLEIDGFEVTVPEGTSIMRAAAELGITVPKLCATDSIDAFGSCRLCLVEIEGRNGTPASCTTPVAPGIKVKTQTGKLKQLRKGVMELYISDHPLDCLTCGANGDCELQDMAGAVGLRDVRYEAEANHFLAKNTSGEANIDWLPKDDSNPYFSYDPSKCIVCNRCVRACEEVQGTFALTIEGRGFESRVHAGVKDDSFLASDCVSCGACVQACPTATLIEKSVLDIGTPDKSVVTTCAYCGVGCQFKAEMRGDELVRMVPYKHGKANRGHSCVKGRFAYGYASHKDRILSPMIRDSINDPWQEVSWTEAMDFAASRMKAIQEKYGRQSVGVITSSRCTNEETYLVQKLTRAVFQNNNTDTCARVCHSPTGYGLGQTFGTSAGTQDFDSVEAADVILVIGANPHSGHPVFASRMKKRLRKGAKLIVVDPRRTESVEGPHYRAKHHLALKPGTNVAVVTALAHVIVTEGLYNEEFIRTRCDWDEFQDYMEFVADPRHSPEAIEMLTGVPAAEVRGAARLYATGGNAAIYYGLGVTEHSQGSTTVIGIANLAMLTGNIGRPGVGVNPLRGQNNVQGSCDMGSFPHELPGYRHVKNPEVRAIYETLWDVKIDPEPGLRIPNMLDAAVEGTFKGLYCQGEDILQSDPDTHHVASGLAAMECVVVHDLFLNETANYAHVFFPGSSFLEKDGTFTNAERRINMVRKVMAPKQGYADWEITQMFANRMLEDQGRAKWGYTHPAQIMEEIAMTTPSFAGVSYEKIETMGSVQWPVNDKAPEGTPLVHVDGFVRGKGKFIRTEYVATDEKTGPKFPLLLTTGRILSQYNVGAQTRRTDNTAWHPEDMLEIHPHDAENRGIRNGDWVRLASRAGVTSLRADITDKVSPGVVYTTFHHPDTQANVITTDFSDWATNCPEYKVTAVQVSPSNGPSDWQEEYNAQATLSRRILPAAE; encoded by the coding sequence ATGAAAGATTTCATCATCCCCGCCCCGATGTTCTCCGACCGCGACATGGGCACGCCCGCGTCGAAGTCGAAGACGCAAGTGACGCTGGAGATCGACGGCTTTGAGGTCACCGTGCCCGAAGGCACTTCGATCATGCGCGCCGCAGCCGAGCTTGGCATCACCGTGCCGAAGCTTTGCGCCACGGATTCCATCGACGCCTTCGGCTCCTGCCGGCTTTGTCTGGTCGAGATCGAGGGTCGCAATGGCACTCCGGCCTCCTGCACCACGCCCGTCGCGCCCGGGATCAAGGTCAAGACCCAGACCGGCAAGCTGAAGCAGCTGCGCAAAGGCGTGATGGAGCTTTATATCTCCGACCACCCGCTGGACTGTCTGACCTGCGGCGCCAATGGCGATTGCGAGCTGCAGGATATGGCCGGTGCCGTGGGCCTGCGCGATGTGCGCTATGAGGCGGAAGCCAATCACTTCCTGGCGAAAAACACTTCGGGCGAGGCCAATATCGACTGGCTGCCGAAGGATGACTCGAACCCCTATTTCTCATACGACCCGTCGAAATGCATCGTCTGCAACCGCTGCGTTCGTGCCTGCGAGGAAGTCCAGGGCACTTTCGCGCTGACCATTGAGGGCCGTGGCTTTGAGAGCCGCGTCCATGCCGGCGTCAAGGATGACAGCTTCCTCGCCTCGGACTGCGTCTCCTGCGGCGCCTGCGTTCAGGCCTGCCCCACCGCGACCCTGATCGAGAAATCGGTGCTCGACATCGGCACGCCGGACAAATCCGTCGTCACCACCTGCGCTTATTGCGGCGTCGGCTGCCAGTTCAAGGCCGAGATGCGCGGCGACGAGCTGGTGCGCATGGTGCCCTATAAGCATGGCAAGGCGAACCGTGGCCATTCCTGCGTCAAGGGCCGCTTTGCTTATGGCTATGCCAGCCACAAGGACCGCATCCTCAGCCCGATGATCCGCGACAGCATCAACGATCCCTGGCAGGAAGTCTCCTGGACCGAAGCGATGGATTTCGCCGCGTCGCGGATGAAGGCGATCCAGGAAAAATATGGCCGTCAGTCGGTCGGCGTGATCACCTCTTCGCGCTGCACCAATGAGGAAACCTACCTCGTTCAGAAACTGACCCGCGCCGTCTTCCAGAACAACAACACCGATACCTGCGCCCGCGTCTGCCATTCGCCGACCGGCTATGGGCTTGGCCAGACCTTCGGCACCTCGGCCGGAACCCAGGATTTCGACTCGGTCGAAGCGGCTGACGTGATCCTCGTAATCGGCGCCAACCCGCATTCCGGCCACCCGGTCTTTGCCAGCCGGATGAAAAAGCGCCTGCGCAAGGGGGCCAAGCTGATCGTCGTCGACCCGCGTCGCACGGAATCGGTCGAAGGCCCGCATTACCGTGCGAAACATCACCTCGCGCTGAAGCCCGGCACCAATGTGGCTGTGGTCACCGCACTGGCGCATGTGATCGTGACCGAGGGTCTTTACAACGAAGAATTCATCCGCACCCGCTGCGACTGGGATGAATTCCAGGACTATATGGAATTCGTCGCCGACCCGCGCCATTCGCCCGAAGCCATCGAGATGCTGACCGGCGTTCCGGCGGCAGAGGTGCGCGGCGCGGCCCGCCTTTACGCCACCGGCGGCAATGCGGCGATCTATTATGGCCTCGGCGTGACCGAGCACAGCCAGGGGTCGACCACCGTGATCGGGATCGCAAACCTCGCGATGCTGACCGGCAATATCGGTCGCCCCGGCGTTGGCGTGAACCCGCTGCGCGGTCAGAACAACGTCCAGGGCTCCTGCGATATGGGCTCGTTCCCGCATGAACTGCCCGGCTATCGCCACGTCAAAAACCCGGAAGTCCGCGCGATCTATGAGACGCTCTGGGATGTGAAGATCGACCCGGAACCCGGTCTGCGGATCCCGAACATGCTGGACGCGGCGGTCGAGGGCACCTTTAAGGGTCTTTATTGCCAGGGCGAAGACATCCTGCAATCCGACCCCGACACCCATCACGTCGCCTCGGGCCTTGCCGCGATGGAATGTGTCGTCGTCCATGACCTCTTCCTGAACGAGACCGCGAATTACGCGCATGTCTTCTTCCCGGGCTCGTCCTTCCTGGAAAAAGACGGCACCTTCACCAATGCCGAACGCCGCATCAATATGGTCCGCAAGGTGATGGCCCCGAAACAGGGCTATGCCGACTGGGAAATCACCCAGATGTTCGCGAACCGCATGCTGGAAGACCAGGGCCGGGCGAAATGGGGCTACACCCACCCCGCCCAGATCATGGAAGAGATCGCCATGACCACGCCGTCTTTCGCCGGTGTGAGCTATGAGAAGATCGAGACCATGGGCTCGGTGCAGTGGCCGGTGAACGACAAGGCGCCGGAAGGCACGCCGCTGGTCCATGTCGACGGTTTCGTGCGCGGCAAGGGCAAGTTCATCCGCACCGAATATGTCGCGACCGATGAAAAGACCGGGCCGAAATTCCCGCTCTTGCTGACCACCGGCCGCATCCTCAGCCAGTATAACGTCGGCGCGCAGACGCGGCGCACCGACAACACCGCCTGGCACCCCGAGGATATGCTGGAAATCCACCCGCATGACGCCGAAAACCGGGGCATCCGCAATGGGGACTGGGTGCGGCTTGCATCGCGCGCCGGTGTGACCTCGCTCAGGGCCGACATCACCGACAAAGTCTCGCCGGGCGTGGTCTATACCACCTTCCACCATCCCGACACTCAGGCTAACGTCATCACCACCGATTTCTCGGACTGGGCGACAAACTGCCCGGAATATAAGGTGACGGCGGTGCAGGTCAGCCCCTCGAACGGGCCATCGGACTGGCAGGAAGAGTATAACGCTCAGGCTACCCTGTCGCGTCGGATCCTGCCTGCCGCAGAGTAA
- a CDS encoding MupA/Atu3671 family FMN-dependent luciferase-like monooxygenase, protein MSLTAILIGNETLTRECGALWLARGHRIVAVVSEAGQVRDWALGAGLMLCDPEDLPEAEWILSVANLRLLGPGVLGRASAGAVNFHDGPLPDHAGLNAPVWAILAGEARHGVTWHMIEGGIDQGRIFAERRFDLDTDETALTLNTRCFEEGLDSFPEVMAALESGAEPRAQAAGGGVMHRGADRPAAMGRIDFARPATEVVRLVRGLDHGRYWNPLTTAKIDTGSEVLNVGSAGLAAGGGAPGAVLHAGPEGLVVACGEGAVRLDRLSCQGSGRAVAADVVKAASLPLLAATEAEVLTAELAAVAPQEARLRAALLALHPVALPVVSSMVLRAEQGGAAEWHRIPFGRRHGLGELALAGLRATGTTAGDFARAAKGRAGYIAAWEPLRAGGGAAGETVTAALASVEAALARPATGWPLDLMARDAALLGVAVPPVALSEAEPVPGAGLVLTPEAVLWNAARLDEAAAQALALRIDWLAGEVTRVVAAAADLRLADLPALTPAEYDLVIKDFNQTAVDHDRAILVHTAFEAQVARTPDAPALAFEGEEFSYAALNARANRAAHVLREMGVGPGVLVGLSARRSVDLVAGALAILKAGGAYVPMDPAYPAERLALFAEDSGAPVIVTQSDLAAGLPAGVEKLVLDQDPRLALAPETNPESGARPEDVAYMIYTSGSTGRPKGVQVEHRNVANFFTGMDQRIGPEPGVWLAVTSLSFDISVLELFWTLARGFKVVISSDENRALVSGAPITSVRAMDFSLYYWGNDDGPGPKKYQLLLDGARFADQHGFCAVWTPERHFHAFGGPYPNPSVTGAAVAAVTTNIGVRAGSVVAPLHHPARIAEEWAVIDNLTAGRAGLAFASGWHPDDFVLRPENAPPKNKAAMFQAIRDVRALWRGEGVDFPKADGTTFTVKTQPRPVSAELPVWVTTAGNPETWAEAGRAGANVLTHLLGQSISEVAEKIALYHGALREAGHDPADFTVTLMLHSYIAATREEARAVAEAPMKSYLASAAALVKQYAWAFPAFKKPAGAANPMDIDLAALSAEENEAILDFAFQRYFDESGLFGTVGDALDRVEALKAIGVDEVACLVDYGIAPEVVLEGLKPLAEVVRLANQGGPAPDDFSIAAQIHRHGVTHLQCTPSMARMILMDDESRRALAGVRTMMVGGEALPGALAAELKAAGVGRLLNMYGPTETTIWSSVEEVLAPEPVVNIGTPLANQQLYVLDGARRPVPPGVEGELWIGGEGVTRGYWQRPDLTAERFVENPFHPGPGAAGRMYQTGDLVRLRPDGRVDYIGRADAQVKLRGYRIELGEIEAVLEAQPGVTQAVVMVREDQPGDLRLVVYISGAAGEAGLRAALARELPDHMRPAHYVAVERFPLTPNRKVDRKALPAPIRFLPDTGPAAPEALAPVVAFAVAPSQPGVGRGGVGPVTGPATGPANGAANGPALGTEIAKIWARVLGVARVGPKDNFFALGGHSLLAVQTHREIRERLPQVKVSITDIFRFPVLDALVAHISGGAPAAVVPVRAPVFAPASALVAAVAPVQVSPAPVAVATGLDEAMARRRAMRLARRGMDA, encoded by the coding sequence ATGAGCCTGACCGCCATTCTGATCGGCAATGAGACGCTGACGCGCGAATGTGGCGCGCTCTGGCTGGCGCGCGGGCATCGGATCGTCGCGGTGGTCAGTGAGGCGGGGCAGGTCAGGGACTGGGCGCTGGGGGCGGGGCTGATGCTTTGCGATCCGGAAGATTTACCGGAGGCGGAGTGGATCCTGTCGGTCGCCAATCTGCGGCTGCTGGGGCCCGGGGTGCTGGGACGGGCGTCAGCGGGTGCGGTGAATTTCCATGACGGACCCTTGCCCGATCATGCCGGGCTGAATGCGCCGGTCTGGGCGATCCTCGCGGGTGAGGCGCGGCATGGCGTGACCTGGCATATGATCGAGGGTGGCATCGATCAGGGTCGCATCTTTGCGGAGCGCCGCTTTGACCTCGACACCGATGAAACGGCGCTGACGCTGAACACGCGCTGTTTCGAGGAAGGGCTCGACAGTTTCCCCGAGGTGATGGCGGCGCTGGAAAGCGGTGCGGAGCCGCGTGCGCAAGCGGCGGGGGGCGGCGTGATGCATCGCGGCGCGGATCGGCCGGCGGCGATGGGGCGGATCGATTTTGCGCGGCCTGCGACCGAGGTGGTGCGTCTGGTCCGTGGCCTTGATCACGGGCGCTACTGGAATCCGCTGACAACGGCAAAAATTGACACCGGGTCTGAGGTGCTGAATGTCGGTTCGGCCGGACTGGCAGCGGGGGGGGGCGCGCCGGGCGCGGTGCTGCATGCCGGGCCGGAGGGGCTGGTGGTGGCCTGCGGTGAGGGGGCGGTGCGGCTTGACCGGCTGAGCTGCCAGGGCTCGGGCCGGGCGGTGGCGGCAGATGTGGTGAAAGCGGCTTCCCTGCCGCTCCTCGCTGCGACGGAGGCGGAGGTGCTGACGGCGGAGCTTGCAGCGGTTGCGCCGCAGGAGGCGCGGCTCCGGGCGGCGCTTCTGGCGCTGCATCCGGTGGCGCTGCCGGTGGTGTCGTCTATGGTGTTGCGGGCAGAACAAGGCGGCGCGGCTGAGTGGCACCGGATCCCGTTCGGGCGCCGGCACGGTCTGGGGGAACTTGCGCTGGCCGGCCTCCGCGCGACCGGAACCACCGCCGGCGATTTCGCGAGGGCGGCTAAGGGCCGCGCCGGATATATCGCGGCCTGGGAGCCTTTGCGCGCGGGTGGCGGGGCCGCCGGTGAGACGGTGACGGCGGCGCTGGCCTCGGTCGAGGCGGCTCTGGCGCGACCGGCGACCGGCTGGCCGCTGGATCTGATGGCGCGGGATGCGGCGCTCCTGGGCGTGGCGGTGCCACCGGTCGCATTGTCTGAGGCAGAGCCGGTTCCGGGGGCGGGGCTGGTGCTGACGCCGGAGGCGGTGCTCTGGAATGCGGCGCGGCTGGATGAGGCGGCGGCACAGGCGCTGGCTTTGCGGATCGACTGGCTGGCGGGTGAGGTTACGCGGGTGGTTGCCGCAGCCGCAGATCTGCGTCTTGCGGATCTGCCGGCGCTGACGCCTGCGGAATATGACCTTGTGATCAAGGACTTCAACCAGACGGCGGTAGACCATGACCGCGCGATCCTGGTTCATACTGCCTTTGAGGCGCAGGTGGCGCGGACACCCGATGCACCGGCGCTGGCCTTTGAGGGCGAGGAGTTCAGCTATGCCGCGCTGAATGCGCGGGCCAATCGGGCGGCGCATGTGTTGCGCGAGATGGGGGTCGGGCCGGGCGTGCTGGTCGGGCTGTCTGCCCGGCGCAGCGTCGATCTGGTGGCCGGCGCGCTTGCGATCCTGAAGGCGGGTGGCGCCTATGTGCCGATGGATCCGGCCTATCCGGCCGAGCGCCTGGCTTTGTTCGCGGAAGACAGCGGTGCCCCGGTGATCGTGACGCAATCGGATCTGGCGGCAGGTCTGCCCGCAGGGGTGGAGAAGCTGGTGCTGGACCAGGACCCGCGCCTTGCCCTGGCCCCCGAAACCAATCCGGAGAGCGGCGCGCGGCCCGAAGATGTCGCCTATATGATCTATACCTCGGGTTCGACGGGGCGGCCCAAAGGGGTGCAGGTCGAACACAGGAATGTTGCGAATTTCTTCACCGGCATGGATCAGCGGATCGGGCCTGAGCCTGGGGTCTGGCTCGCGGTGACCTCGCTGTCTTTCGACATCTCGGTGCTCGAGCTGTTCTGGACACTCGCGCGCGGGTTCAAAGTGGTGATTTCCTCGGATGAGAACCGGGCGCTTGTGTCGGGCGCGCCGATCACCTCGGTAAGGGCGATGGATTTCTCGCTGTATTACTGGGGCAATGATGACGGGCCGGGGCCGAAGAAATACCAGCTTTTGCTGGATGGCGCGCGTTTTGCCGATCAGCATGGGTTCTGCGCCGTCTGGACGCCGGAGCGGCATTTCCACGCCTTTGGTGGCCCCTATCCGAACCCGAGCGTGACCGGCGCCGCGGTGGCGGCGGTGACCACGAATATCGGGGTCAGGGCGGGGTCGGTGGTGGCGCCGCTGCATCATCCCGCCCGGATCGCCGAGGAATGGGCGGTGATCGACAATCTGACCGCAGGGCGGGCGGGGCTCGCCTTTGCATCGGGCTGGCACCCGGATGATTTCGTGCTGCGCCCGGAAAATGCGCCGCCGAAAAACAAGGCGGCGATGTTCCAGGCGATCAGGGATGTGCGGGCGCTGTGGCGCGGCGAGGGTGTGGATTTCCCCAAAGCGGATGGTACGACTTTTACGGTAAAGACCCAGCCGCGACCGGTGTCTGCAGAGCTGCCGGTCTGGGTGACGACCGCCGGCAACCCGGAAACCTGGGCCGAGGCGGGCCGCGCCGGGGCCAATGTGCTGACCCATCTTCTGGGCCAGTCGATTTCCGAAGTTGCGGAAAAGATTGCCCTTTACCATGGCGCGCTGCGCGAGGCCGGCCATGATCCGGCCGATTTCACCGTCACGCTGATGCTGCATTCCTATATCGCGGCCACGCGGGAGGAGGCGCGGGCTGTCGCCGAAGCGCCGATGAAATCCTATCTCGCCTCGGCGGCGGCGTTGGTGAAGCAATATGCCTGGGCCTTCCCGGCCTTCAAGAAACCTGCGGGCGCGGCCAATCCTATGGATATTGACCTCGCGGCTTTGTCGGCAGAGGAGAATGAGGCGATCCTCGATTTCGCTTTCCAGCGCTATTTCGACGAGTCGGGCCTGTTCGGCACGGTCGGGGATGCGCTGGACCGGGTGGAGGCGCTGAAGGCGATTGGCGTGGACGAGGTGGCCTGCCTTGTCGATTACGGCATCGCGCCGGAGGTGGTGCTGGAGGGGCTGAAGCCTTTGGCAGAGGTTGTGCGGCTGGCCAATCAGGGCGGGCCGGCGCCGGATGATTTCTCGATCGCGGCGCAGATCCACCGTCATGGGGTTACGCATCTGCAATGCACGCCTTCAATGGCGCGGATGATCCTGATGGATGATGAGAGCCGCCGCGCGCTTGCGGGTGTCCGGACGATGATGGTTGGCGGTGAGGCCTTGCCGGGCGCGCTGGCGGCCGAGCTGAAAGCAGCCGGGGTGGGGCGGCTTCTGAACATGTATGGCCCGACGGAAACGACGATCTGGTCTTCGGTGGAGGAGGTTCTTGCGCCGGAGCCGGTGGTGAATATCGGGACGCCGCTTGCGAACCAGCAGCTTTACGTGCTGGACGGCGCGCGCAGGCCCGTGCCGCCAGGCGTCGAGGGTGAGCTCTGGATCGGCGGCGAGGGTGTGACCCGGGGCTATTGGCAGCGGCCTGACCTGACGGCGGAGCGCTTTGTCGAAAACCCGTTCCATCCCGGACCAGGGGCGGCGGGGCGGATGTATCAGACCGGAGACCTCGTCCGGCTGCGCCCCGATGGGCGGGTCGATTATATCGGACGGGCCGACGCCCAGGTGAAGCTGCGCGGCTACCGGATCGAGCTGGGGGAAATCGAGGCGGTGCTTGAGGCGCAGCCGGGGGTGACCCAGGCGGTGGTGATGGTGCGGGAAGATCAGCCGGGTGATCTGCGGCTGGTGGTCTATATCAGCGGCGCTGCGGGTGAGGCGGGACTGCGCGCGGCGCTGGCGCGGGAGCTGCCGGACCATATGAGGCCTGCGCATTATGTTGCGGTGGAACGCTTCCCGCTGACACCGAACCGCAAGGTTGACCGTAAGGCGCTGCCGGCACCGATCCGCTTCTTGCCCGACACCGGGCCAGCAGCGCCGGAGGCCCTGGCGCCTGTGGTGGCGTTTGCTGTCGCGCCGTCGCAGCCTGGCGTCGGGCGGGGCGGGGTGGGCCCCGTGACTGGCCCGGCGACTGGCCCCGCAAATGGCGCCGCAAATGGACCGGCGCTCGGCACTGAGATCGCGAAGATCTGGGCGCGGGTGCTGGGGGTGGCGCGGGTCGGGCCGAAGGACAATTTCTTCGCGCTTGGCGGCCATTCGCTTCTGGCGGTTCAGACCCATCGCGAGATTCGCGAGCGCCTGCCGCAGGTGAAGGTCTCGATCACCGATATCTTCCGCTTCCCGGTGCTCGACGCTTTGGTTGCGCATATCTCGGGCGGTGCACCGGCTGCGGTTGTGCCCGTGCGGGCGCCGGTTTTTGCGCCCGCTTCAGCCCTGGTGGCGGCTGTGGCTCCGGTTCAGGTCTCGCCTGCTCCCGTGGCGGTTGCGACCGGGCTTGACGAGGCCATGGCGCGGCGGAGGGCGATGCGGCTGGCGCGGCGGGGCATGGATGCCTGA
- a CDS encoding DUF4287 domain-containing protein encodes MTNAPISGQVKGPASYFPSIEAKYGQPIQHWLDLIATQTGQPHMKIVGWLKENHGLGHGHANALVAHALSQKDI; translated from the coding sequence ATGACCAACGCCCCGATCAGCGGACAGGTTAAGGGGCCCGCCTCTTACTTTCCCTCGATCGAGGCGAAATATGGCCAGCCAATACAACATTGGCTGGACCTCATTGCGACACAAACCGGCCAGCCCCATATGAAGATTGTCGGGTGGCTGAAAGAAAACCACGGTCTTGGCCACGGCCACGCCAATGCGCTTGTTGCTCATGCGCTGAGCCAGAAGGACATATGA
- a CDS encoding formate dehydrogenase subunit delta: MQTDGINPKITRMANQIAMFMESKPEAEGIEGLSSHINDFWEPRMRRQFFQLIDAGGEGLRPLVIKASEKIRRPDPA; encoded by the coding sequence ATGCAAACTGACGGCATCAACCCGAAAATCACGCGCATGGCCAACCAGATCGCCATGTTCATGGAGAGCAAGCCCGAGGCCGAAGGCATCGAGGGTCTTTCCAGCCATATCAATGACTTCTGGGAACCCCGGATGCGCCGCCAGTTCTTTCAGCTGATCGACGCCGGTGGCGAGGGCCTGCGCCCGCTGGTGATCAAGGCCTCTGAAAAGATCCGCCGCCCCGATCCGGCCTGA